The genomic window TCTCACTGTAAAGAAAATGcataaaatctttaaaacacatttctctgacATTAAAAATATTGTGTTAGCAATGGattctaaaaaaataaatcacaacacaGATATGACACCTTCAGTGGCTCTTCATTGCAAAGTTTTACTCCACAAAACAAAATCTCACGACTGATCCCTGAAGCAGTTTGAatcctcttcatttctctctcctaCACAAAGCGTCAACAACACTCAGGTGTTTCTAACAGTACAAAATATTTACtataatatatttttagatAACTGTTCCGATTCCCACCAAACCTTTGAGGTTCTTGGAGGTGTGCCCAAATGGTAATTCATGCAGTTAACCATCCCACACTGGAAATGGCTCAGTCGACCCAGACAGCCTGgtctttttattctgttgtgttGGAGTCAGTACTGTAGATTGTGTTGATAAATAACTCGACGATTCAACACTGAAAAACTTAGTCTTACAGGTAGAAATACAACTCAAGTACTCGACGACCTACTCTTGACACTGTGCGAAAGATGAAGCAGAAAATTGTCAGATTCAAAGGTTTGACATTTCTATTAAAAGGTTATGCTACAGAGAGTAGAGATGTTCGGAAACTATTTTACCTTCACAAAATGATACCAGGACTTTTTGGCTGATACCGAGAACCGATCTGATACCagtgctttaaaaaacacatctaAAGTTGTATGCTACCAACGCTGTATGGAAGAGAGGACTGTTAATACACGTCGCTGTTATACACTAGGGCTAACGCTACACTACTGAAATCACGTCTTCACTGTTCAAGAAAACTTTTACCACAGTACTACTACTAACATTTAAAAGATGTGGCATCAGATCAAGACATTAATACTCAGTGTAGTAATTTCGTCAGAGACATTTACGATGCAGTGTCAGAACGTGAGACTGAATCAGTGTCTGGATTTACAGAGAGGCGCCTGAAACTTTCCACAAGGACTATGACCGACTCTTAAAAGCAAGTTAGCTTCCTTCAGTGGGTTTCTGTCGAACACTTAACATTCCAGCCTTGGTTTACATATGAGGCAGAGTATGACAGAAATCCGATAACCACGTTACTCCAATGAACACATGCTCcaattatgtaaataaagtcTCATGTCTTTCTATTGATTTTAAAGTCCTACTCCCACATTGCGAAGTATAACGTGGCTGTACGCCTCAGTGCAATATTGATTTACGTATTCCCCATGAGCCTCTCAGCTCTACACTTCACAGGAAACAGGATTCATTACTCTGCATCTCAAAGTCACAACTCGTCCTCTGGCACCGCTTCCACCGGAGACTCCatgcttattttattaaatcaaaatactGCACATATTAATTCTGCACCACTTAAATCCTACTTTAACCACTGCTCTCTGTAGATTCAACCACTAACTGTAGTTACTCTCTCAGATATTAATTATCTTGCTTATTCTCTAGTTTCttccaagaaaaaaatcaatgcagcTGTTTTTCATGCTCATCAAAACATAGACAACACGGAGAAGCTGCTTGTACCAACATCAAGATACCACCGGAGACCTGTGGCATTTAGTCTGCATTCAACGCTCCACACCTGTGTCCACGCACCCTGACAAATCCTGCGCATCTCATGAATTTATCAAACCCAGTTTGAATTGACATCTTGTGGACTGGGTGGGAGGTGATGCAGTAAGAATGCAAAGCGACGTCAAACATTAACTCTtacaacaaacaagaaaaaaaggcGAAACTAAAAGGGCACTCTGTTCATAGATATTACCACACCTGCCTTTTTCATACATTGTGAAATATTGAATATGTGAATGAAGCAGTTCACTTCCAATGTGTGCAGGCAAGAGgcgaataaaacatttgcttcctgtgatGAAGCAAATCCGAGTTCAACTTTAgttaaaagtaatttttttatCTGCAACATTCACATGGGTGTCACCGTGCcctttaagagaaaaaaaaacttaattaaatTCTGGATCCTCCCCCTAAATCTAATCCACTCCAAAAGCTAATTGCTGTTTTCCCTTGGCCCATACCTcgcccttccaccaagttccaagagtttgattcagtgttttttgtgcAATCCTGCTAAAAATTCAGCAGCCGTAATAATTTCATGAATTACAAGATTTTTCTCAGCATAAATTTTTATTCACCGTCATTGTTGAGGAggaactggtgtgtgtgtgtgtgtgtgtgtgtgtgcatatactGCTttcaatgaaatgttttgatatttaaGTCACTTGATATCACAGCAGAGATCGTGGGTCTGCAACCTCAAGCTGCCACGAGTGCAGAACAGGTAAACCACAATTTGAAGGCAGTCTGAAGGCAGCCAAGCCTCTTACCAGCAATGGGTGAGGGAGCAGGGACAACCCTTCCCAGGCGTTGAGAGCCAAAGGGCTGTCCCCCAGCTGTGGAGGCAGAGACCGGGCGCTTCAAGCCTCGACTCAACCTCCTGAATAGGGGGTGGGCGTTATCCAGCTCGTGTAGTGGTAGTGTCCGTGGTCTAAAGTGCCTCCATCGGCATGACTTTATATTCAACAGTATCTGACTGAGGTCCGTGGAAGAGGACGAGGAAAGAGAGGAGTTGAAGGAGGAGGAACTTCTGTCTGAGGTATTTGTTTCTGAGGTACTGGCGAACTTGTTGGTGGCTGACGAGCGTGACGTAGctgtggggggagggggagttTGGGGGAGAGGCAGGTCGAGCATTTCTGGATCCAGGCCGTGGAAAATGTTGTCATAGTCCGTGTGCGCCCTGTCCAGCAACaccctgaggagaggaggagcaggtcaGATATTCTGTTTTGACAACAACACATCTCCAATAAGATTAACAGAATGAGATTATACATCAAagtatcattttcattatcaagTAATGGAAACTTAAGAGTTTGATTCTAACGAGCAAGAGTAAATGTATTTAGCCAGTGAATTGTGTGGTGAGATATTTTGAAAAAGCACAATACTATCTGATATATAAATGTCAACTGACCTGCCGCCTCGTCCCAGGCGTCGGCGAGCCATGCCCAGGCAGTGCCGCGGCACGGTGAGTGTAGTGAGACTGTAGCGAAATCGAGCTTCTGCCAAGCCGCCTTCCCAGTGATCGCACCACGGCCAGCTACCCACACGGTCCTGACGAGCCTGAAGAGATAAAGCATGGATGAATGCCTCAGACATTTGCAGGAGACTCTTTGTATGTCCTCTATTACAAAATGCATTTCAACGTGATAACAATTATCTAttagtttcacatttaaaaggtTGTAAATTCTATTAACTCAACAAGGTTAATTGTTCTTGTTTGAACCAGAATGAAAAGATCGTTAAATTTACCCTGTAACCTTGAACTAACAGCAGGAAACTCAACTCGTTTGGTGGAGCAGTGTTTTACTTTAACTTTGACCCATGAGGTCGATGTGAATGTTCGTAATGTCTCATTATCTCACCAGTCTGGTGATGATTCACTTCATTTACTACAACACGTGAACCCCTGAGGAGCTTTTCATTTTACACTCGGTGGAAGATGGAAAGGTTATGTAACTTACAGCATAGTACTGGCAGCCGGCCTTCCTGCGAAAGGCGTAGGCACCGTCTGGGtcgttctcctcctctgcttccgATGAGCCTGAGTGCAGCTGGGGACACAGAGGTCAGTCAGAGGTCACAAGCAGGATTAATGAAACCTCAAGCAAGAGATTGTGGTTTAATACATTTCCCACACTATCATGGATTTACTGAGACAAGATACAGAGATAGTTTGCGGGAGCTGTTCAATTTTGTCAGACTAGCTGCTCAGTGTATTTCTGATGGTCTTGAAGTGTGTGTACCTGGGAGAATGGCTCGTCGTCTGAGCTGGGGAAGTCATACTGGTTGAGGTCCTTGGCGTTGAAGACGACAGGACCAGGATGGTGGGGGAGGCCTGACGACAGAGGCAGAACCTTCGGCTTCTTCTCATACTTCCTCTTCTGCCGGGGAACTTCCATCTTCTCGGGCTACGGGGGAAACAAGATGGGTCATGAGACTTAAGAGACTGCTGCCCAGGGGCAAACTGTAATTTCACAAAGTACTCCTCTGTAAATATTCTTAATTTTACCAACTCAAAAAAGTTGTTTAGAAGTATTTATTTTCCCAGCTTCCACAAATGATCCAGATGAGTGCCCATAACAGTGGTACTCACCTTGGACTTGTAGTCCTTAAGGTCCATGTGGTCCTGGTGTCTGTACTGGTTGGTGAGAGGGACCAGAGGAATGATCTGCGGCCTCACCAGTGCCCGTTCAGCCAGAACTTCTGCCATCACCTCACCACCGTAGTCCAACATGACGTTTCTGGAAAGAAAGGGCACAAAGGATTAGCCAATCAGAGTTTAAGACAGATCAAACCACTTGATTTAGCACAGTGGTCGGTCTGGTCTCCTCTACCTCAGTGAAACTCTTGAAAACTGGGCTAAGGCATTAATGCAAGAGCCTCACCTCTTCTCGAAGATCTCCAGAGTGAGGTGCAGCAGCTCCCTCTTGctcttttccctcctcttgATCATTTCCAGGATGGTGACGGCTCGACTAAGATCCCTGCGTAACTTCAGCATCTTCTCATATGACGCCTCGTCATTCTTACGATTCTGAAAGttcaagagaagaaaaagttCAAGAGAAATcgacaaagaaaaggaaacatatCCAACCCATAATAATCACTTGGGCTattacacaaagacacaattaAAACTTAAGAAGTTAATTggtcaagaaaataaatcagtttaatgAACATTTATAACAACTTTACTACAGGTCAAGTTTAGAAAGATATATTTGAAGATTAAAATCTAACTACCATGACAAAGGCAGACAAGTTATCAAGATGATTAAAAACTATCGGGCTAAATTCTTCAAATGACCACTTGGTGGCGTGTACATCCTTTACAAGATTGTTGGAAGAAGTGTCAAAtcaaaaaaataagataaagtGCAGGGGTAGAtgtaaaatctattttaatcTGAAGAGGTGCAGTATTTCTCTGacttttaaaaatctatttaatgtTTATACAGCGACAGACTTGTTTAAATATACgcaacacaaaaaatacaaccGTTTGGATCAGGGCCTCTTCCCGGATTCAAACTTGGCTCTGCCACAAACACCATTACACTAAGTAGCTCGACTTGTTGATCAAACAAACAGAtcaatttgacatttattttttacttttggaTGAAATAAgaatcataaaatacattttaatttatgataATCGGCAGCATAAACGTTGAAAAACCAACCTTCCTAGTTTGCATCTTCTCTGTGCGCCGTCGGAAGGCCACGTAGGGGTCACTGGTGCTGGAGCCGTCTCGCCTCTCCTGCTTGACGTTGGGGATGAGCGAGTTAGCCttgctgtttttcctcttccGGCTCCAGTAGTCGAAGACCTCCTTGATGAGCTCGTCGTCCTCCTTCAGCAGCAGTTTGGCCTCGGGAAGACTCACCGGCTAAAAAGTTACAAATTGGAGTTTAATAGATGCCACACCATAATGGATATATCCAGAAAGACCTGTCAGTCAGGTATTTTAGGGAGCCTTCTTTCCAGCCAGATGTTTGAGGGTGAACAAGGAAACTCAGTTGCCAACCTGCTGTCCGCTGCCTTTCTCCAGCCTGTCAATCATCTCCTCAAACTGCAGGAAGCTGATCTCCATCTTCTTTTTCAGCTTGATGAGGAATGCCTCATCGTCCGAGTCCAGGTCATAGTCTGGCTGCTCTGTGTCCAAGCTGAAAGCTGCAGGGTGAGAGAGGATAAAGAACAGCATgtttgtgaaaaaagaaaaatgtcagcaTTAAGGAAACTTCACCATTTCAAACATCTCATTAGCAGAGTGGTGATGGTTCAGCTCTGCAGAGTCAGACATTTTTCAAAGCAAACTTATCTGTGAACTCAATCCGGTAACAGTTTTGGAGGTAGTAATATAACCAAACTCAACCACAATGAAAGATAGCAGTCAAAGGAAGGAAGGTTGGTACAAAGTCCTGAAACCAACCATGAACCAACACAGAGCAGTCGAGACTATTGCgaaagcagcagcaaaaacaaaaacaatctttttctctccagttcTATTCAATATTCAGATCATTACGGTTTGTTTAAAGGTAACATTGTGATTTCTGGAATCACCCACatttactttttctgtttcattgtgATTTGCAACGAGGGGGTTAGAAAAGAAGAATATCAATCAGCAATTAATTAGATACGGATAACGTGATCTGGACCGAGGGATTCACACTGAGATTTATTTGACACAACTTGACAAGAATCAGGTCTCCTCTGTTGCTCAAAGTTGATTTCGCTTCAAAAACTTATCGGTTTGAAGCTAACCGACAGGAAATGCAACATTACAGAACTTAAGTCATCATGTCTTATTTCAGTCAAGTTCTCAAAACTTACTCTGAAATAATAGACTTTCTATGAAAGTCAGTTATTGTTTGCGATGCagtaaagcaaaaataaaactcacatcATTCAAACTAATGCAGAAAGCTTCAGTTTAAAAAGGTTCTAAGAATTTATATCAGTTGGGTAGCAGGTCCCATAATTCAATATCCAGTTTTCCAGCCAGTATCATTAAAAGAGTGCCTGGTTTAAAATGCCcaacgatatatatatatttctggtGTCAATCAGGGCAATTACGTCATTTATCCattgtacaaatacacatatactACAACAGCACCTCCATGTATCTGAGATGACAAAAATGTCATTCACTGgaccataacaataaccaaGCATAAAATAAAGGTTTACTGCTACAATAATTGTGGCATTAGTCTGctatgagaaaaataaaaagacagacagaaaaccatAACCAAGGAAAACAGCTGAGAGCAAAAcagtgcagcagctgtgaaTAGTTGACGGTATTTCAATTCTCAGTTTCCCTGGTTTGTCATGGAAACGTCTGCCGACGTGAGTAACAGTTAATCGTCCAAATCACAGGAGCTGCAATCGTTATGATTAAtctaaaacaaaacagcacGTTATTATATGTCTGATGAAATTATTATCATATCGTCTGAAACTTCTTACCCATCGATATCGAAATCGACCCCCAAACATTAATGTTGCTCAGGTTTAAAGAGAATATTTATTAAACCACAGGATTAACAGAAAAGAGATAACAGAACAGGCTTCATTACACCAAACCAGTTCAGACACGGAACAGGAGTGACAGGGCCTTAAAGACAGTTAAGATTATCTGTCTGTTATTTACTGTAGATACATTAAATCTACCGACCCAGTAACCAACAGATTGACCTAACATTACCAGACAGTTTAATGGAGTCTGCATTAATGGGTTTATTAaagctcaaattaaaaaaaggacacactgaatatttatataAGTCAAGAGGTGCATTATTATAATTTTAGTAGAGGGATAAAATGTGACTCTCTGCCCTTTTCCTAATGGTCTAACGTGAGCATATTTATGACTTgagagacagaaatataaaagttGTGTCAAACCAGAGACTAATTCAGATCAATCCACTTCCCGAGTCTCAACAACTGTTTCCAAACTCACAGCCgctgtttaaatgtgttttaattcagCTGTGGTTTGTCTCACTGTAAGAACACAAATCTGTTCAAATCAAATTTCACTGGCTTCTGTCGAGCCTGCAGTCCCCACACTGACAAATAGAGAGCAAACGATACGCAGGCATGAGAATATGCTGCTTCAGCTTTAAAATTATAACCACAGTCGAGACTTAATTAGAGCAAATCATTTTCATCTTGAGCAGCAATCAATGCAACTGAGTATGACGGATGAGATATATACAGTTATCGACGAGGTTCGTTTTTAGCAGCTCAAACTGGAACCATGTGAAGTAGATCTACAGATGAGTACATTTCTTACATAAATAGAGTAGGAGACAACTGTATATGTGGAATTTTAGTTTCTGTACAAAATATTGAACTCTCATGGCCTGGAAATAACCTCAACAGGATTCTCTCCACATTTCAGAGCGTCTCAACCCTCCGGCGAAAACCCAGAAATTAGTTCGACAGCCATTtgacagaacaaaacatttgtcttttcagcTTTACTGATAACGCTGTCTTGGTTTGGGGTAACGGCAAATTGCTTCCCTTTGAGGAACAATCGTGACAGCCACTTGTGACACAGACTGGAATGAACAATCGAGCAAACTCATTTTCTTTGACGTACAATTTGACAACTCAGTAAAAGTTTATAAAACACATGCCTGAAGCCACTTTGATGACGTCAGAAAGAACAGACTTGCTACCTTGGCCTGGGAGTCATTAgcagaaaatatctggaaaattcACTGTGAGCGAGTGGGTGAGTTGAGGACGTTTCTAACACACGTACTgtacacaaatatctcagggtggAAAAGAGATGCCATGTGTAGAGGacgcagacaaagatgtcaacatgGAAAGACGATGCGTTGTTGGGCTGTAAACAAAACCGCAGAATTCATACGCTGCTGTGAACTCGTCTGACCTgcataatctcctgctgtgctcttcATATGTGAGAGACAAATTCCAGGAAATGTCTAAACCCAagtttccagacattttccagagatcATGCCTGAAAGCCTCCATTGAAAGGGACCAACAATTTATCAgcctctctgcagctgaacgTCTACAGCACACGTCTTCACTGACAGTTTCACTTTTAACACTATGGGTTTAACAGTCACATCAGGTCCCCCCTAGAAACTGTTCCGGGGAAACTCTTTATAAGCCTCTTTACAGTCCAAAAGTCAATTTAATGAAACAACACAGCTCTTAAGTGATGATTTACAAGTTAAAACCCTCCTTAGATTACACTAATGGGGACTACTCTGCTCattattttcatctgcagtcccCAAGTGTCATTTAACACGTTAAGAATaatagatgaaaacacaattatcGCCAAATGAAACACCTCAGGTGCCTTAACTGCAACAACAAACTCATCGTGCATCACGCATTTGCCATTAGAGAAGCCCACTTACGCTGTATGTGAATTAGCTGCTTTGGCATCTTGTAGTCTCCAGGGTAGAGGGAGTCGTAGTAGGTGATGTTGCTCTCCGCCTCGGGGACTGGGATGACCATGTTGTCCCTCTTCTCGCCATATACCTGCTGTGCAGATATGGCCCGCTGGAGATGGTGTTCCTACGGAGACACAGACGGAGGTGAGACACTGGGATCACTGACGTTGCACAATAATTAACAAAGACATTCCAATACAGAAATGTCAGGTGTCTAAATGACACTAGTCCCaagtttatttttcacctcTTGAATATTATGCATGTTGGTcataattacaaatatatatatataaaaaacaagcaaaccaaTTGAACGACAGAATCTTCTACAAGATTAGTCGTTTATAACAAACATAACTATCAGCCAAcaaatcagaatcagattttCCTCTAATACTGACGCTCTAAAATGACAGGCGAGAATAAGTATGACTTTACTCTCAAAAATACAGATGTATTTACAAAAAATGTTCCCCTTTCAGCAGCTCCAACACTATCTGTAATAACTAGACATTGcccaactgaaaaaaaaaaaaacatctttcattcattctgggaggaaaacaacacactgacTCATGTAGACACCAGCTGAGACTGCATCCGTTAAGGAGGAAACTGACGATTATCCAGTTATACAATGAGCAACATTTGGCATCCAGACCTTATGATAatctgtgtaaaataaaaagtactgGAACAAATAGAACTGCCAGGCGACACGgaaacattaaaacatctgGTGCAGGGTCTACACTCAAACTGTCAGTCAAGGATTTAACTCTTCATATGTGGAAGAAATTCCTGATTGGGCCGAGAGGAGGACAAATCCAAACCTGCCCTCCATCCAATAACTCaagacaaacagaaacctgaCACCGTTTTTGTCTGCAACTCTCTGGCAGTTATCCTTATCTACTCTCCGGCAGTGTGAGGAGAGCCTGCTGCTGCCAAGCCTGCTGAGGGCGGTGGTGCCGGAAGGAAGGCAGACAGGCTGGGTGGCTGATGAACTGGTTTGCTGGCGGGCTGCTTGTCTGAAgagtcacagtcagtcagtcgtaGTAGTGGAAGAGCTTTTGGCTCAGAGCTGGGCACAGAGCCACTGGTCGGCAGTCTGTCAACAAGGCAGCGTACCTCGTACAACCGCTCTCtggagaggtgtgtgtttgttttccctgcGGCTGCGGAGGGGGAGGTGcagattgtgtgtatgtgtgtgtgtgtgcgtctagGGAAGAtgacagaatgaatgaatgagtcacATATAAAGCGAGTGTGTGCCCACAGCTGAATGTGAAAGTGTGCAACTGTAAATGCGTAGGGTCGGTTGCATGGTTcaatgaaaagcagcaaatgaCAAAGCTGCCACATCACATCTGCCAGCGTTGAGTAAAGGAAATACTACATTTGAACGTATGAGACAGGTTCATACAGATTCAATCTATGCAGGCAACATCTCTTAAGAGATAATTGTGTGAATTTAAGTGTCAACCTAATGCTGTTTCCATAAACTcaatcagctgctttcagacatttaaCAGGAAAACTTCCCTGAACCTTTCCAGAGGGGCTTTATGTGAGTCCATGTCAACAGTTCTGGACAATTTCTAGAGCCCACTGTTATTTTATATcatgataaatgtgtgtgatgatACAGTATGCTTCCATTGACAAATCCCACAGAGAACTACATGGGAATGTCAGAATCTTAGTGTTTCTTGCATCTACTGAGGGGCAACAAACAATTCTACACTTTGGTATAAACAGCGGGGTTAAATCTGACCGTAGCATCTTGTTTTATTCGTCTCCAACTGTATTTTATTCTGTGCAGAATTAGAAAAGCAGTAATGGGTCAGCCACAACCTACAATGTATCACAAAGATTCCTATACATTTATTCCAAATGTGACAAAGTACTGTAACATAAAAGACCAACAGGAGCACTGTAATAATTACCATCATTAAATGAAAGTGTTCTGGTAGTTCCGAAATGGTATCTCGACCATCATTATATGAGCCGGTCTTTATGGGCTCATATCCTCTGGATATTGTTCTGAACTAGGACTGCCTTTGGCTACACATGAAAGCCAGGCGGAAAGGGCTGACTGCTTATAAGAGAAACACAGGGAGGCCAAGCTGTTTTCACTGGGTTAAATCAGGCTAAATGTGCTGCTTCTCAGAAAAACCTTCagcaaaacagaagaaaaacactgcaggGCTCAGATCAATGCAGCTCTTTATAAAAGGCAACAAAAGGTGAGCAATTCAGTGCTACACCATTTTTAAACAGATGGTTCTATATGTGGAAACACTGCACCGGTCTAAGTGGACGGAGATCTCTTTGTTTTAAACTTATTGATGCTCCCAGCAGAGATCAGGCTGTGTGGAGCCGTGGTCTTTGTGGCGATAAAAACAGACGGTCCTTGACACTTCCACCAACACCATGAGGACACAAAGTGCTATTCTACTGTGTTCAGTACAGACTGTGCTATTCCATATGGTCTTCAGTCATATTTTGATGTCAAGTACAGCAGACATGAGAGAATATCCTAGAATTACTTGCATCGCTCCATAACGTTTACTTTCGTTTTAGTTTCATTGAAAAAGTACTacaacagacagagacaacacaAACTACATACACAAAATATTTCGCATACACAGCTAGTTTTAAAGTGTTAATGAACATTAACATAATCAAGACATACCTGAACATATTTAAGACTTAAggaatacaatttagattactACATTTTAGACTCTTCAACTCTAAAAGCCAGGACAACAAAGtgtgaataaacacaacaaaagacatttaTAGCAAGTTGAATTTTAAGGCAATACCAATTACACACAGATAACCTTAACCAAAATGCCGGCTTCTTGTAAAAATGACCCATATTTCATGGttaaaacagaaagaagatgTTTGGAAAGTTAACTTTCTGCTGTGACCTTGTGTATCCCATCATGCTGTTTCAGTTTCTGTGTACATGCAGTAAATCTGATTTACTGCCTCCTGGAGCCCAGTGTTCATCAACACCATTTGGACTTTTAGGACGAGCAATATTCCACAGTCTGTTATACCCGAGGCGAGTGATTGTACTTTACATTTATGGCGCCATGTGCTCCGACGATCTGTTCCGAGGACGTAGCTTGCATAACCTTCATGTTCCCACCTGATCCTACATTCCCCTGACAAACACCTAAACCTCCGCATCGACTTCCTCTGGCTTCTCCACCACGAGAGAGAAACTCATAAATCAAATGGCCGTGAGCAGAATCACATCAGCTGCCAAACCTAATCAAGCGACGTGTTTGTTTACTTCCCCAGCCCTGGCTATTTGCCTGAGAGTAAATGGACTCAGATTGAGGTGAAGAGTCACAAATACAGAGCGTTGGCTGGTGCCCTCACACTCAAAACTTTTTCCTCTTGATCtggctttctctcacacacaggagTCCAGAAATAGCCTTTCTAAAATGACCAAATCGATCACTGTCAAGTCTGCTGAGGCAGCCAGAGCCGCCTCCACCTTCTCTGGTCTCGCCTGTGACAGTTACTGTCCCAGACACTGTAAATGCCTCTTAACATGATGGACAGCCACGGGGAATGGTCTAGTGGAGCTGTCGAGGGACTCGTGGCTACAGTACAAAGTGCACTTTATGCACTGTGTGGGAGAGGATGATTTTTAACATCCAGTATGAGTGGGGTGGGAAATTAATGGTGGCCATCAGACTGCATTTTTGGCAGCTAAGCAGTTTGCAAAATAGCAGAAACTTTCCATTCCTtcaaaaaatactaaaataagaATGAGGCAGAGTCTAAGAGACGAGATACATTTGTCAGACTAATGTATGATGTTGCAATGAAAGCAATTATTACAGGCAATGTACACACTGTTCTCTTTCATTCATGGATCAGCGACTAGAGAATTCCTGAATTTAATTCAGGTCAGTGTCAGGACTTGTTCCAGCTGAGGTTTTCAAACTGGCTGCAGAGTTAGATTCAAGAACCTGCCCTGAGGCTGCTGTTAATTTCCCACGCTGCCCACATACGCGTCAAAACAGAACTGTCAACAGTGAAAGCAGGGGAAACAGCTGACACAAGCAACTTTCAATTTCATAGCATGTAGGCTGCAAAGACTTTGGACAGGTGACAAGCCCCGAATTCCCAACTCGCAAGGTCACACTGTTAGAAACTGGTGGCGTGCCAGAAtcagattttgtgtgtgtgtgtgtgtgtgtgtgtgtgtgtgtgtgtgtgtgtgtgtgtgtgtgtctgagaataTGCGAGTTCAAGAACCGTTCTGGCAAAGAGGCGAACACAGCAGATGCCTGTGGATTCCCACCACGGCCGCAGATATTGACCTCACTTTCAcccaaacataaacacaagaCAGAGTGTCTGgcccaaaacaaacaagccgCACGTGCTGAGGGAATTTCAGCGATGACAGCTCTTCGCTCAGGCCGTGCTGCCTGAAAATTACAAAAACCACAAATACCAGGTTGAGATACGACTTTTGAAGAGCAGGCGAGCGG from Paralichthys olivaceus isolate ysfri-2021 chromosome 16, ASM2471397v2, whole genome shotgun sequence includes these protein-coding regions:
- the LOC109644808 gene encoding enhancer of polycomb homolog 1-like isoform X1, with the translated sequence MSKLSFRARALDASKPLPVFRCEDLPDLHEYASINRAVPQMPTGMEKEEESEHHLQRAISAQQVYGEKRDNMVIPVPEAESNITYYDSLYPGDYKMPKQLIHIQPFSLDTEQPDYDLDSDDEAFLIKLKKKMEISFLQFEEMIDRLEKGSGQQPVSLPEAKLLLKEDDELIKEVFDYWSRKRKNSKANSLIPNVKQERRDGSSTSDPYVAFRRRTEKMQTRKNRKNDEASYEKMLKLRRDLSRAVTILEMIKRREKSKRELLHLTLEIFEKRNVMLDYGGEVMAEVLAERALVRPQIIPLVPLTNQYRHQDHMDLKDYKSKPEKMEVPRQKRKYEKKPKVLPLSSGLPHHPGPVVFNAKDLNQYDFPSSDDEPFSQLHSGSSEAEEENDPDGAYAFRRKAGCQYYAARQDRVGSWPWCDHWEGGLAEARFRYSLTTLTVPRHCLGMARRRLGRGGRVLLDRAHTDYDNIFHGLDPEMLDLPLPQTPPPPTATSRSSATNKFASTSETNTSDRSSSSFNSSLSSSSSTDLSQILLNIKSCRWRHFRPRTLPLHELDNAHPLFRRLSRGLKRPVSASTAGGQPFGSQRLGRVVPAPSPIAALTAEQYQQHQEQLALMQKQQQEQIQLQQKANSTATANSTLGLANTLDQASAQFAASALVTADQLLALKTKEELALGGGVNGVLSPSGVYKGLHLSSTVSPSPVAPAPPTTSPTPALLHPCTTTSSTSATSNNNGTTHPATTNTATTQVLLGNNSLRLGAPTGKRVHAVRTLSTTMSTSALKFTHATANCQKPKVTTASASPLDIVPRENHEQDKPALNSLSENTVAMEVT
- the LOC109644808 gene encoding enhancer of polycomb homolog 1-like isoform X2, which produces MVIPVPEAESNITYYDSLYPGDYKMPKQLIHIQPFSLDTEQPDYDLDSDDEAFLIKLKKKMEISFLQFEEMIDRLEKGSGQQPVSLPEAKLLLKEDDELIKEVFDYWSRKRKNSKANSLIPNVKQERRDGSSTSDPYVAFRRRTEKMQTRKNRKNDEASYEKMLKLRRDLSRAVTILEMIKRREKSKRELLHLTLEIFEKRNVMLDYGGEVMAEVLAERALVRPQIIPLVPLTNQYRHQDHMDLKDYKSKPEKMEVPRQKRKYEKKPKVLPLSSGLPHHPGPVVFNAKDLNQYDFPSSDDEPFSQLHSGSSEAEEENDPDGAYAFRRKAGCQYYAARQDRVGSWPWCDHWEGGLAEARFRYSLTTLTVPRHCLGMARRRLGRGGRVLLDRAHTDYDNIFHGLDPEMLDLPLPQTPPPPTATSRSSATNKFASTSETNTSDRSSSSFNSSLSSSSSTDLSQILLNIKSCRWRHFRPRTLPLHELDNAHPLFRRLSRGLKRPVSASTAGGQPFGSQRLGRVVPAPSPIAALTAEQYQQHQEQLALMQKQQQEQIQLQQKANSTATANSTLGLANTLDQASAQFAASALVTADQLLALKTKEELALGGGVNGVLSPSGVYKGLHLSSTVSPSPVAPAPPTTSPTPALLHPCTTTSSTSATSNNNGTTHPATTNTATTQVLLGNNSLRLGAPTGKRVHAVRTLSTTMSTSALKFTHATANCQKPKVTTASASPLDIVPRENHEQDKPALNSLSENTVAMEVT